The Eublepharis macularius isolate TG4126 chromosome 12, MPM_Emac_v1.0, whole genome shotgun sequence genomic sequence TTTATGATGCAAGAAGTATGCTTGCAGTCAACACACCGTGCACAGTCCCAAATCAGACCTCAGCTCTTGGGCATTTGGCTCTCATTCTCCCTTCAAATACTGATGGCCTGTTGGCTTTAAAGATTAGATAGATCAGCATGTGCACAATCTATGCCGAGTCTAGGGCAGGGCCACTCAGGGCAAGATGAGCAAGGAGGAAGGGGGCAGCTCCATCCCAAAGTATTTGAAATGTCATCACAGCTCCCGGAATTGCACTCCACCCCTGAATCCAGCTAAGCCCCCCTCTAGTTCCAAGCATGGAAGCTTACCAAAGTTGCCCAATGTGGCAGTGCAGCCCCTGGCAGAGGTGTAGCAGTCATCAATCCCAGCCATCATCAACAGTTTCTTGGGAACTGGGGCAGACACTATTCCAGTGCCACGTGGTGCAGGGATGAGGCGCACCAGGACAGACCCGCAGCGGCCCGTCACCTAAACAGAAACTCACTGTCAGGTGCAAAGCAGCTCACACAGCACCCTGTTCCAAGCCTGCTTTAGAGACCCAAGCACAGGTCTCGTAGAACTGGGCCATTACCTTGCATGGCACCGTGTGGGGCTTGCCAATTTTGTTACCCCAGTAGCCACGCCTCACTGGAACAATGGACAGCTTAGCCAAGATAATGGCCCCACGAATTGCTGTGGCAACTTCCTTTGAGCATTTGACTCCCAGACCAACGTGGCCATTGTAGTCACCGATGGCAACAAAGGCCTGAAAGAAAAGCAAGAAAGCCACGTCAGGCGTGTGCTAGTGTGCAAATACCCCTTTGCTCTAACAAGGCAACAATCCTGAACCAGCCTTTCTAGccaggccaggtaagtggaatCTAAGCCTATTAACTCTATGTTGCCCACACTACTGGGCCAGGATTGGGAGACTCAATCATCACCCGGAAACCTCTCCCCAGGGTAGGGGCTGAAGAATTCTGTGGCCTGCAGTCTAAACTAGTACCTCTGAGACTCTGGCGCTAGAATGGTGATGCCTGCATGTGTGCGACCAAGCTGGGGATGGGAGTGTGGCTCAGTGATACAGCATCTACTTTGCGAgcagatcccaggttcaatccccagcatgccAGTTAAAAGCAATCGAAGTCAGCGAGATTTGGggatgagaccttggagagctgctgccagcccaaCAAGTCAACACACAAGCCTAATGGCCTGACTTAGTATGAAGTGGAGCAAAAACTCAGGAATAATAGTGCCGATTGCATCTCGCACGAATGACCGTACTGGGACAGCCTACAGTAAGAAGGAACTCACGCAGAAGCTTTCCAAACTTGTGAGCGCCCCACGTGCAGGTCTTGGTGTATTTATTGTACACACACGCTAAGGGTCAGCCATTCTGGAATGTGCTTATTCCAATGACGGAGCACATCTCAAGAGGCCTGGCGAAGCACAGAGCTACGGAGGTTACTCAGCCCCAAACTAAACCAAAGGAACAGAAAACATTACCTTGAACCTGGTGCGCTGCCCTGCCCGAGTCTGCTTCTGAACAGGCATGATCTTCAGAACTTCATCCTTCAGAGAAGAGCCCAGGAAGAAGTCAATGATCTCCGACTCCTGCAAGGCCAAGATTAGCTGATCAGCTACTGGAGATCTCCAACTCAAAATCCAAGACAGCTTTTATCGTTGCTTGATATTATTCCAACAAACTCTAAAGGAAGTCAAAGCTCCTACAGCAGTACCTTGATTGGAAGGGAAAAGAGGTAAATCTCTTCCAGAGacttgattttcatgtccttGACCAGGCGGCCGAGCTTCGTGACTGGAACCCACTGCAGAAAGGAAACCAACCAGTTAAAACTGAACAGTATACTGGGACCTCAGCAAAAGGCATTGCCAGCCAATCTATACAGTCAGAAGGCCAGAGAGTAGTCTTCAGAGAGCATGTTGGGGTGCCATTCCTAAATTGTTCAACCAGACAAAACAACTGAGTCATGTCCTACACATGATCTGCCTTTTTTAAACCAGAGAAGAGCATTCAAACACAGTATCTGGCTGTCCAAGATCACCTCTAATACATGTGTAGGGTTTTTGAAAGACTTAACTACAGACACTTTTATGTTTGTATCCTCATAAAATACAAGAGAATATGACTAAGGCTAAGGAACTCCAGTGAATAACATCTGAGCAGACCTGACACTACCCCATCCTAATCTTAGTTTACTACCGTATCAGCTGGGACTGAACCAGATGGCATTTCCTGGAGCAAACTTAAGGTTTTAAGAATTTTGATGAGACACAATAACCCCACAGTTTTAAGACTGAAGCTTGATTGGGCCAGAGAAATCAAGCATCCAACTTACTTCTttatcttcagcttttcctcgtgCCCCACGTCCTCGGCCACGTCCTCGACCGCGTCCTCTGCCACGGCCACGGCCACCACTGCCAAAGCCTCCCCGGAAGCCCCCTCTGACAGCCCCTCCACCaccgcctcctccaccacctcctgCAGCACCGGCGTCGTCCGCCATTTgctaaggagaaaaaaaatccacacacGATACTTCATCCATTCACTCAAGTTGTCAATTGTCTAGCTAAAACCAGCACAACACATAGAATCATACACTGGATTACCTAGTTCAAACAATGGCTATCAATTTCAGCATGCCAAGTAAAGTTTCTTAAGAAATTAACATTAAGATGTTACAGGCACCAATCCCAGGCTGCAAGAA encodes the following:
- the RPS2 gene encoding 40S ribosomal protein S2; amino-acid sequence: MADDAGAAGGGGGGGGGGAVRGGFRGGFGSGGRGRGRGRGRGRGRGRGARGKAEDKEWVPVTKLGRLVKDMKIKSLEEIYLFSLPIKESEIIDFFLGSSLKDEVLKIMPVQKQTRAGQRTRFKAFVAIGDYNGHVGLGVKCSKEVATAIRGAIILAKLSIVPVRRGYWGNKIGKPHTVPCKVTGRCGSVLVRLIPAPRGTGIVSAPVPKKLLMMAGIDDCYTSARGCTATLGNFAKATFDAISKTYSYLTPDLWKETVFTKSPYQEFTDHLAKTHAARVSVQRTQAAAVATT